The stretch of DNA CCAGAATGCCAGGGCGGGGTTGTTCCCGGTCGTGGCGGCGTTTCTGGGGTCCCTCATCACCCTGGTGCTGGTGACCTCCGGAGAGCCGGTCACCCTTCAGCTCTACGATCCGGCTTCCGTCGCCAACCTCGCCTTCCCCATCGGCTTCTACATCGACCGGCTCAGCGCGGTCATGATGGTCCTGATCACCGGCGTCACCACGCTCATCTATCGCTACTCCATGGGCTACATGTATCAGGATCGCGGGTATCGCCGGTATCTCGGGATGCTCGGCATCACAACCTCGGTCTTGCTCTGCATGGTGTCCAGCGCCAACCTGGTGATGTTGTTTGTGTTCTGGCAGATCCTCTCGTGGCTGCTGTTTCTGCTTGCGCACAATCACAGCCATGCCGCCACCCTGTCCGGCGCAGCGAACACGTTTACGATGTTGCGGCTGAGCGATGCGGCGTTCCTGGCCGGTATCGTCCTGGCCTATTCGCTGTACGGCACATTTGAGTTCCAGACCTTGTTTGCCCGCGCTGCAGACACGCCCGTCACCCTGTCCCTCTGGCCTGACCTCGGCTGGGAGATCAACGGTGTCACGGCGGTGACCCTGCTTATTTTCGTCGGGGCCATGGGCAAATCGGCGCAGTTCCCGATCCACACCTGGCTGCCGCGATCGCTCTATGCACCGACCCCGGTCCACGCGCTCCTGCACGCCGGCATCATCAACGCCGGTGGATTTCTCCTGAACCGCCTCGCCCCGCTCTACGGCCTGAGCCCGACCACCCTCCATGTGGTGTTCGTCATTGGGATGCTCACGGCCATTCTGGGCGCGACCATGATGTTGACGCAGAACGACATCAAGAAGACGCTCGGCTTTTCGACGATCGGCCAGATGGGGTACATGATTATGGAATGCGGCCTGGGCGCCTTCTCCCTCGCCGTCTTCCATCTCATCGCGCATGGTCTGTTCAAAGGTACGGTGTTCTTGAACTGCGGCAACGTCATCCACAAGGCCCGCCAGGAACCTTCTTTTCCGCAAACCGACCGCGAGGCGGAGGAACGCAGCTTCTCCAACCTCACCTGGTCCACCGGGTTCCTGACGACGCTGCTGCTGCCGCTCGTGATCCTGCTCGTCACGCATGGGGTCTTGCGCATTCCGCTGATCGATTCACAGGGCACGGTAATTTTCCTGTTTTTCATCTGGGTGACTTCCTCGCAGGCGATTCTCTCGCTGACGCGTATTCGCGCCGTGGCCTCCTGGAAGGTCTCCGCCGCCATGCTGGTGACGCTCATTATCGTGGTCTTCACGTATCTGTTCGCGGTAGAGAGCTTTACGCACTTTCTCTATCCGAATCCGGAGGTGGTGGCCTCCTATTTCAAGGCCGCGGCATTGCCGGGCCGCCTGTTCGACAGTCTGGTGGTCGGCACAACGTTGCTGACCATCCTCAGCTGGGTGTATCTCTATGCGCATGCGCATGGACGCACCGTCAAAATTCCCGGATGGATCGACGTGCTGCTCGTCCGCCTGTATGTCCTGTTCATGAACCGACTCTACTTGGATCAGCTGTATCTCAAGCTCGGCCAGATTGTGGCGCGCGTCGCCCATCACCTGGAAAAGCGCCTGTCGTGACCGCTCAACCCAGCCGCGCCAACAACTCAGCCGCACCGGCTATCGGAGGCCAGTCATGATCAAGCCCTGGATGACACCGTGGCTGCTCATGGCCGTTCCGTTCCTGGGCGCGGGACTCGGACTACTCCAGCGGTCCTCGCTCCAACGAATGAAAACCTCGGCCCTGCTGACCGCCGCAGCGAGTCTGCTTATCGTGATCGGGACACCCTTGGCGTTGGGCGAGACGCTGGTCGGTGTGCCCTTTCTCTGCCTGCTGCCGCTGACGGCGTTTCTTTCGCTCCTCGGTCAACCGTTGCACCGCGACAATGGCCCGGCCTGGACGATGACGCTGGTGTTGCTGGGGCTGGGGCTCGGCATCCTCACCGGTCAGGCGCCTGTCCACGACATCTTGCTGATA from Nitrospira sp. encodes:
- a CDS encoding proton-conducting transporter membrane subunit, which codes for MSFLALVPLLPLLTAFIVMTGDRAEQDQNARAGLFPVVAAFLGSLITLVLVTSGEPVTLQLYDPASVANLAFPIGFYIDRLSAVMMVLITGVTTLIYRYSMGYMYQDRGYRRYLGMLGITTSVLLCMVSSANLVMLFVFWQILSWLLFLLAHNHSHAATLSGAANTFTMLRLSDAAFLAGIVLAYSLYGTFEFQTLFARAADTPVTLSLWPDLGWEINGVTAVTLLIFVGAMGKSAQFPIHTWLPRSLYAPTPVHALLHAGIINAGGFLLNRLAPLYGLSPTTLHVVFVIGMLTAILGATMMLTQNDIKKTLGFSTIGQMGYMIMECGLGAFSLAVFHLIAHGLFKGTVFLNCGNVIHKARQEPSFPQTDREAEERSFSNLTWSTGFLTTLLLPLVILLVTHGVLRIPLIDSQGTVIFLFFIWVTSSQAILSLTRIRAVASWKVSAAMLVTLIIVVFTYLFAVESFTHFLYPNPEVVASYFKAAALPGRLFDSLVVGTTLLTILSWVYLYAHAHGRTVKIPGWIDVLLVRLYVLFMNRLYLDQLYLKLGQIVARVAHHLEKRLS